One genomic region from Thermoleptolyngbya sichuanensis A183 encodes:
- a CDS encoding CO2 hydration protein — protein sequence MTTTLQTPPTLIPPSRHPHADIIHRLEAGGSMLPDTPENLMQIIGIYKAYAVPMDFYWRDLLYIAEQVFLDPFPFFKYFISQEYLDRPNHYAGDTADLRIWRGRASAHPELLEFMEKGELKKKLPKLLHHLWHDRVNMEFAEECMRAMLWHRHMYAPVNQFDAYLDSDEYKQNADRAIRAYFKKNPVMLGLYKLFPDMFLEKVRELSYYSNLGLFWEVMAPVFFEMSDIYDEGGFKGVPDAMNFLVNGIFAIAGRPIYHHAYIDGECYEIIPKSKGFTWLYEAALPYVEAVFYRTSPFRGTKSYNAQANQVPADQKDFHYGILYADVFPVGTAGIPPTLLMQDMLHFLPPYLVEYYHQHCRGEDDMLVQLGITFQRSMYNVTSAVIQALRTALLYPLDDPNPKHRMANRKFFEAQMDRFLRPEARLRDIQSPDYR from the coding sequence ATGACCACTACTCTCCAAACCCCCCCCACCCTCATCCCACCCTCTCGGCATCCCCACGCCGACATCATCCATCGGCTAGAGGCCGGCGGCTCCATGCTGCCCGACACGCCCGAAAACCTGATGCAGATCATCGGCATCTACAAAGCCTACGCCGTGCCGATGGATTTCTACTGGCGCGACCTGCTCTACATTGCAGAGCAGGTGTTTCTCGACCCGTTTCCCTTTTTCAAATACTTCATTTCCCAGGAATACCTCGATCGCCCCAACCACTACGCCGGAGACACGGCCGACCTGCGGATCTGGCGTGGTCGAGCGTCTGCCCACCCGGAACTGCTGGAATTTATGGAAAAGGGTGAACTCAAGAAAAAGCTGCCCAAGCTCTTGCACCACCTCTGGCACGACCGGGTGAATATGGAATTTGCCGAAGAATGTATGCGGGCCATGCTGTGGCATCGGCACATGTACGCTCCGGTGAACCAGTTTGATGCCTATCTAGACTCCGACGAATATAAGCAAAATGCCGATCGCGCCATCCGCGCCTATTTCAAGAAAAATCCGGTGATGCTGGGGTTATATAAACTCTTCCCCGATATGTTCCTAGAAAAGGTGAGGGAACTGTCTTACTACTCCAATCTGGGGCTGTTCTGGGAAGTGATGGCTCCGGTGTTTTTCGAGATGTCGGACATCTACGATGAGGGCGGGTTTAAAGGCGTACCCGACGCAATGAACTTTTTGGTGAACGGTATTTTTGCGATCGCCGGCCGTCCCATCTACCATCACGCCTACATCGACGGCGAATGCTACGAAATCATTCCCAAGTCCAAGGGCTTTACCTGGCTCTATGAAGCAGCGCTACCCTACGTAGAAGCCGTGTTCTACCGTACTTCTCCCTTCCGGGGCACTAAGTCCTACAACGCCCAGGCTAACCAAGTGCCCGCAGACCAGAAAGACTTTCACTACGGCATTCTCTATGCCGACGTGTTTCCTGTAGGCACTGCGGGCATTCCGCCGACGCTGCTGATGCAGGACATGCTGCACTTCCTGCCGCCCTACTTGGTGGAATATTATCATCAACACTGCCGGGGAGAAGACGACATGCTAGTGCAGTTGGGGATTACCTTCCAGCGGTCGATGTACAACGTCACATCGGCGGTGATTCAGGCATTGCGGACGGCGCTGCTGTATCCGCTGGATGATCCCAATCCTAAGCACCGCATGGCCAATCGCAAGTTCTTTGAAGCGCAGATGGATCGGTTCCTGCGTCCAGAGGCCCGCCTGCGCGATATCCAGAGTCCAGACTATCGCTAG
- a CDS encoding fasciclin domain-containing protein has protein sequence MPTIVDIAVQTEGFSTLVAAVQAAGLVEVLQSGGPFTVFAPTDDAFAKLPPGTVQTLVQNPPQLGRILKYHVVSGKYTQADLKGLKSLTSVEGSVIPLDLSDAFEVKNATVVMPDVEADNGVIHVIDNVILMG, from the coding sequence ATGCCTACGATTGTTGATATTGCTGTGCAAACGGAAGGCTTTTCTACGCTCGTCGCAGCAGTTCAAGCGGCGGGTCTGGTGGAGGTGTTGCAGAGCGGCGGGCCGTTCACTGTGTTCGCACCAACGGACGATGCCTTTGCCAAATTGCCACCCGGCACTGTTCAAACCCTTGTGCAAAATCCGCCGCAGCTTGGGCGCATTTTGAAATACCATGTCGTGTCTGGTAAGTACACCCAGGCAGATCTCAAGGGACTGAAAAGCCTGACTTCTGTCGAAGGCTCAGTGATTCCGCTTGATCTGTCCGATGCCTTTGAGGTGAAAAATGCGACGGTGGTGATGCCCGACGTGGAAGCGGACAATGGCGTGATTCATGTAATTGATAACGTGATCTTGATGGGCTAA